AAGTAATGTGGCTATATTTGGTATCGGCGGAGTTGGGTCATTTACTGTTGAAGGATTGGCCAGAGCGGGGGTAGGTTCGTTTATCCTGATTGACGATGATAGAATATGCCTTACTAACATCAATAGACAGATTCATGCGACAAGGAAGACAATCGGAAAATACAAAGCTGAAATAATGCGAGACAGGGTTCTCGAAATCAACCCCCATGCAAAAGTTGAAGTTATAAAGGAATTCTATTCTGAAAAAAACGCTGACCTGTTTTTTGAAGGTCGTGAAATTGATTATATTGTTGATGCCATTGATACAGTAAGTTCTAAACTGGATCTTGCAGTGCAGGCAAAAAAACGGAATATTCCTATAATCAGTTGTATGGGTGCCGGCAATAAGCTTGACCCAACGAAATTTGAAGTTGCCGATATCTATGAAACAAGCGTATGCCCACTGGCAAAGGTAATGAGGCATGAACTAAAACGGCGCGGAGTAGATTCACTGAAGGTTGTTTATTCAAAAGAACCTCCGATAAAACCAATTGAAACAGAGCATACAAGCTGCAAATATCATTGTGTGTGCCCTGAAGGCACAACACGAAAATGCACCGAAAGGCGGCAGGTTCCCGGCAGTGTATCCTTTGTTCCATCAGTCGCTGGTCTAATAATTGCTGGAGAAGTAGTTAAAGATTTGATACGCAGTAAATAAAATTCTGTAATATAGCAAATAAAATAATTATTTAATACATGTATTTTGTTTAGTAAACCGATTTACTAACAGACATTTGCAAAAAAGAAAGGAACGGTTTCCCGTTCCTTATAATGCAAAATTCAATGAATTATTATTTGTGGAGCATCAGTTTTGCAGCTTTGTAAATGTCACCACATCCAAGAGTTATCACAAGGTCGCCGCTTGAAGCATTTTTGAGTATATAATCCGCAATGCTTTGAAAATCGGGGAGATAAACACTTCCTGGTATTTTGGCGGCTAAATCCTTTGAATATACATTGTAAGTATTCTTTTCGCGTGATCCCATGATCTCAGCAAGGACTACCCGGTCAGGTATTCTCAGCACTCTTGCAAAGTCGTCCATAAGCATGGCGGTTCTTGAATAAGTAAACGGTTGAAACACAGCCCAAACTCGCTTGAACCCCATTTCTTTTGCGGCTGTAAGAGTTGCTTCCAATTCCGCTGGATGATGCGCATAATCGTCGGCAATAGTTATTCCATTTACTTTGCCGAGAATTTCAAAACGCCTTCCGGCTCCTGAGTATTCGTTAAGTCCCTTTTCTATAGCTTCGGCTGGTGCGCCGGCAATATAAGCTGCTGCAGCGGCTGCAAGAGCGTTAAGTACATTGTGACGTCCTGGGATCTTAAGTTTGATGCTGGCGATTTTTATACCGGCATTAACGATATCAAAATA
This DNA window, taken from [Clostridium] cellulosi, encodes the following:
- the yrvM gene encoding putative protein YrvM (High confidence in function and specificity); its protein translation is MPDEFSRTELLLGKEAINKLKLSNVAIFGIGGVGSFTVEGLARAGVGSFILIDDDRICLTNINRQIHATRKTIGKYKAEIMRDRVLEINPHAKVEVIKEFYSEKNADLFFEGREIDYIVDAIDTVSSKLDLAVQAKKRNIPIISCMGAGNKLDPTKFEVADIYETSVCPLAKVMRHELKRRGVDSLKVVYSKEPPIKPIETEHTSCKYHCVCPEGTTRKCTERRQVPGSVSFVPSVAGLIIAGEVVKDLIRSK